Below is a genomic region from Desulfobacter sp..
TTTGAGGCATGCAAGGACTTCATCAACAGTATTACAATCTTCAGCTTTCTTCATTAGCACAATCCATTTATGTTCATTTCAGCGTAACAGAGGATATCATTCTTTTTGCTCTAAAAGACAGGCCTTTTTAAAACCGGGAAAATGGGAATGCGCCCTGAGTTAAGTTTTCAAGGCGCACAAAAATTTTTACGCACATTTGTCAACACAAAACCGACTGTTTTTTTCAATGATTTTAGATGCTTTTTATATGCAACAACCTAACCGGACACTACTGATAAAACCTATTTTAATCAAAAAAATAAAGGAAGGAAGGAACCATGGAAACTGACAACAAAATAAAAATTCTTTTGGTGGATGATGAAGTCAAATCTTTAGACGCAATTTCAAACCGGTTGAGTTTAAAGGGATTTGAAGTGACCACGGCCACAGATGGCGACAAGGCCCTCAATGAGGCCCAAACCGGCCGCTTTGACCTGGCCGTGCTTGACCTTCAAATGCCGGGCACTGACGGTTCGCAGGTCCTTAAAATCCTCAAAGAAAAACATAAATTTATTGAAATCATCATGCTGACGGGCCATGCCACAGTGGACTCAGCAGTGGAATGCACCAAACTCGGGGCATTCAAATACCTGGAAAAATCCTATGATTTTGACACATTGGTGGATGCGCTAAAACAGGCCTATCAGGCCAGGATGGAAAAGAAATTTGAAAGCAATGAAAAGCGAATGGAAGCCATTCAGCAGATCGCCATGGGACAGTCTCCTTTGGGAGTCCTCAGAGAAATGGCACAATTGGATGACAGCCGCAAATAAAGCTGCGCTCGTCTAAAGGGCGTTCAAAATTCTGTGTCAGTTGAATGAAAGCTGATATACTCAGCTAAATAAGGAGAACTGACATGACCGAAGAAAACACCGAATTTGATTTTCAAAAAGCCCTTAAAGGCATCCAGGAAGGTAAACCCTTCACAGGTAAGGGCGGCGTCCTTACATCATTAATCAAAAATCTTGCTGAAGCTGCTCTTGAAGGAGAGTTGGAGTCCCATCTCGGGCAGGAAGTTTCTGCCAACCGCCGTAATGGAAAAAGCAAAAAGACCATTAAATCCCTGGATGATAAATTTGAGCTAAAAACCCCGCGTGACAGGGCCGGAACCTTCTCTCCACAGATCGTCAAAAAACATCAGACAACGCTCAGCGATGAAATTGAAAGAAAGATAATAGCCCTTTACGGCCTGGGCATGAGCTATAATGACATGGCTGCCCATTTACAGGAAATCTATGGACTTGAGATTTCAAATGCCACTCTGAGCACCATTACCGATAAAATCATCCATACCGTCAAAGAATGGCAGGCCAGGCCGTTGGAAAATGTGTACCCAATCGTATGGCTTGATGCCATACATTATAAAGTACGAGAAAACGGAAAGGTCGGCAGCAAGGCCGTTTACACAATTCTTGGGGTGAATATCGAGGGCCGCAAAGAGGTTCTTGGGCTGTACATATCCGAGAATGAGGGTGCGAACTTCTGGCTGCAGGTGTTAACAGACCTTTCAAACCGAGGGGTAAAAGATATCCTGATTGCCTGTGTTGATGGTCTAAAAGGTTTTCCCGAGGCCATTGAGACCATATTCCCGGACACAGAAGTTCAACTCTGCGTAGTCCACCAGATCCGAAATTCATTGAAATACGTTGGTTCCAAAAATAAAAAGGAATTTATGGCAGATCTAAAACGTGTTTATAAAGCGGTCAATAAGGATCTGGCCGAAGAAGAACTGGATATCTTGGAAAATAAATGGAATGACAAATACCCGATTGTGATAAAATCCTGGCGGAACAACTGGGAACGCCTCAGTCATTTCTTTAAATATCCAGAAGAGATTCGACGGATAATATACACCACAAATACCATTGAGGCTGTGCATCGACAGTTTCGAAAACTGACCAAAACAAAGGGATCATTCCCGAACCAGGACAGCCTGTTAAAGCTGCTTTACATGGGGATCCAGAACGCCAGTAAAAAATGGACAATGCCGATTCAAAATTGGTCACTGACAATTTCCCAGTTGGCAATTTTCTTTGAAGGCCGGCTGGATAAAGAGCTGGGAATTTGATAGGGATTTATTTACAGATGGAAAAGATGGTTCCAGGAACTCCACTCCAGCAAAAGTCAACTCCTCCGACGTGGCTGATTGAAGGCCCATTCTCGGACCTGACTTTTACTTCCGCTGGCGCTGAGGCAGATCCGGGAACCGAAACCGTGACACAGAATTCTGAACATTCCCTAAGAAAAGAAAACGGGTATATAAATCAAAAACGGGCGGATGCTTAAAGCATCCGCCCGTTTACTGTCCGTACACCGGCCTTGGGTTAAAACGAATTAAAATCCTAGGTAAAGGCCAGCATAATTAAAACAGATAAGGTCAGTATGAAAAACACCTTTGAGGCTTCAAGGCAGAATCTGTTCAAAGGGGTTTTTTCTGCCAGAAAGACGCCGTTCCAATAGTCTATTCTTCCGGGTCTTGAATCTTCAGGAGCCATGAAATACCGAAGTATCATTATCCATGAATTTTTCATTTTTTATATCCTCAATGCATTATTTGTTTAACAAAATTCAGCGATTATGAAATAGTATAGACAAAGCGCCCAAAAAATAACAGAAGCAGAACCCATCAAAAAAAACAGAGCAGATGTGAAAAATAAAAACGGGAAATTCCTTTATTCAGATCTTGCAGACCAGATTCAGGCCCGGATTGAAAGCGGGGGATTTAAGATTTCAGAAAAACTGCCCTCGTTGCGCGCCCTTTGCCAGAGTACGGGATACAGCATGACCACGGTGTTTCAAGCGTACGTGGAACTTGAAAAAAGAGGGGTGGTCGAATCCCGGGACCGGTCCGGCTATTTTATCAAGCCCCGGCTTAAACGCCTGAAAGACCGGGCCCAGATGACCCGGGAAGAGATGGTGCCCAGAAAGATCAATCTGGATGATCTCATCCATCAATTGACAGAAGATATGGGGGATCCCCAAATTTTAAACCTTGGCGGGGTAATGGTCGCGCCCGAGCATCTGCCGGTTAAACGCCTTCACAACCAGTTAAAAGCCATTCCCCAAGATCAGATTCCCAGGATCATTGCAGGCTATGCCCATCCCCAGGGCGTCACCCTGCTCCGCCACCAGATCTCCAATTTATTGTTCCCCATTATCCCCGGGGTTAAAATTGAAGATATCATTATCACAAACGGGTGCACTGAAGCCTTGAGCCTGAGTTTAAAAGCCGTGTCCAAACCGGGAAGCACCATCATTGTTGAATCCCCAACAGATCCATGGCTGAGGCAGACCATCAAGGATTCAAATATGTTTACCCTGGAAATCCCTGCCAATCCGGAAACCGGAATGGATCTTACGGCCTTGGAAAAAATTATTCACCAGGAAAAAATAAGCGCCTGTATTGTCAATCCCAACTGCCAGAACCCCCTTGGATTTATCATGCCTGATGCGCACAAGCGCAAGCTTGCTGAGCTTTGTTTTCAAAAACAGATCCCCATTATTGAAAACGATGTAACAGGCGACCTTTACTTTGGGGAGACCCGGCCCTTTCCCATCAAAAAATGGGATCATCACAACAATGTCATTTACTGTTCTTCATTTTCCAAGGTCCTTGCCCCGGGCCTGAGAATCGGGTGGGTGATTCCGGGACGGTTCAAACAAATTGTCAAACGGATGAAACTCAACCGGTCCCTGATCTCCCCGACCCTGAGCCAGACCCTTGTGGCCAATTATTTAAAGGAAGGAACCTATAACCGTCACTTGAGACAGTTGAGAAAAAAGATTAAACTTCAGCACACCCTCTGCGCCCGGGCCCTGAACAGGTACCTGCCCTTAAATGTCAGGATGAGTTCCCCCAAAGGGGGATTGTGCATATGGATAGAACTTCCCCAGGGGGTGGAAGGGCGAAAAGTCTATTATGAGGCCATAAAAAAAGGAATTTCCATCCTTCCGGGGTTTTTGTGCACAAGCTTTAACAC
It encodes:
- a CDS encoding response regulator is translated as METDNKIKILLVDDEVKSLDAISNRLSLKGFEVTTATDGDKALNEAQTGRFDLAVLDLQMPGTDGSQVLKILKEKHKFIEIIMLTGHATVDSAVECTKLGAFKYLEKSYDFDTLVDALKQAYQARMEKKFESNEKRMEAIQQIAMGQSPLGVLREMAQLDDSRK
- a CDS encoding IS256 family transposase, with the translated sequence MTEENTEFDFQKALKGIQEGKPFTGKGGVLTSLIKNLAEAALEGELESHLGQEVSANRRNGKSKKTIKSLDDKFELKTPRDRAGTFSPQIVKKHQTTLSDEIERKIIALYGLGMSYNDMAAHLQEIYGLEISNATLSTITDKIIHTVKEWQARPLENVYPIVWLDAIHYKVRENGKVGSKAVYTILGVNIEGRKEVLGLYISENEGANFWLQVLTDLSNRGVKDILIACVDGLKGFPEAIETIFPDTEVQLCVVHQIRNSLKYVGSKNKKEFMADLKRVYKAVNKDLAEEELDILENKWNDKYPIVIKSWRNNWERLSHFFKYPEEIRRIIYTTNTIEAVHRQFRKLTKTKGSFPNQDSLLKLLYMGIQNASKKWTMPIQNWSLTISQLAIFFEGRLDKELGI
- a CDS encoding PLP-dependent aminotransferase family protein; this encodes MKNKNGKFLYSDLADQIQARIESGGFKISEKLPSLRALCQSTGYSMTTVFQAYVELEKRGVVESRDRSGYFIKPRLKRLKDRAQMTREEMVPRKINLDDLIHQLTEDMGDPQILNLGGVMVAPEHLPVKRLHNQLKAIPQDQIPRIIAGYAHPQGVTLLRHQISNLLFPIIPGVKIEDIIITNGCTEALSLSLKAVSKPGSTIIVESPTDPWLRQTIKDSNMFTLEIPANPETGMDLTALEKIIHQEKISACIVNPNCQNPLGFIMPDAHKRKLAELCFQKQIPIIENDVTGDLYFGETRPFPIKKWDHHNNVIYCSSFSKVLAPGLRIGWVIPGRFKQIVKRMKLNRSLISPTLSQTLVANYLKEGTYNRHLRQLRKKIKLQHTLCARALNRYLPLNVRMSSPKGGLCIWIELPQGVEGRKVYYEAIKKGISILPGFLCTSFNTYDRFIRIGYGGVWNDTMDNAIEKIGQIITTIGQEET